CGGTGCGGCCGAGTCGAACCTGTCGCCGCCGTCGGCCGCCGCGCTGGCGCTGGCGTTGGCGCAGGTCGGGCTGGTGCTGCTGGTGCGGCCGTCGTTCCGGGCGCGGGCGCTGAACGCGCTGGCGCTGCCGATCTTCCTGACGCACCAGAGCGCGCTGCTGGTGGTGACGCTGGCCGGGTCGGCGTTCGGCGCGCTGCGCGGCCTGCACACACCGCCGTCGGACGCGCTATGGGTGCTGGAGCGCGGGACGTGGCTGCCGGTGTTCGCCGGCGTGTGCCTGCTGCTGCTTCGGTATCGCCGCCAGCAGGGCGACGGCGATCGTCGCGCCGTGCAGCACGACCACCGCGCCGGTCGGCTCCAGCACCAGCAGCGGCGGCACGCAGGCCAGCGCGGTCAGCAGCCAGGGCCGGCGGCCGTGGCAGGCGCCGGCGTGCGCGGTGTGCAGCAGGTACCAGCCGAGCAGCAGGTGGATGAGGTTCTGCAGCGGGTCGACCTTCAGCACGACCAGCGTGCCCGCGGTGCCCGCGAAGCCGGTCACCACGAACCCGAGGACGCCCAGCACGCCGTAGCCCGCGCCGAGCGTGACGGCGAGCCGGGTGCGGTGCGTCTCGCGGGTGTGGCAGGGGCCGACCGCGGCGCTGCGCTCGAAGCGGTGGAACACCAGCAGGACCGGCAGGAGCAGCAGCACCAGCACGGCGGGCCAGCGGGGGCGGGTGATCACCCAGTCGATCGCGGGCGCGTCCAGCAGGCCGAGCAGGCCGATCACGACGGCGAGCCCGGTCAGGTAGCCGAGGTAGACCGTCATGGGCGCGGAGCGGGCGAAGTCGACCACCCGCCACGTCCGGCCGCCCTCCAGCCAGGCCGCGATCCTCGGCTTGACCAGCAGCACCAGGCAGATCTGGGCCAGGCCGAGCACCAGCAGGCACACGGTGGGCGGGCTGAGGTTCGAGCCGCCCTCGCCGGGCAGCGGCAGCATGGTGCGCGGGTAGCCGCCGAACGTGATCAGCGCGAGCAGCGCGGGCACGGCCGCCAGGGCCAGGACGCCGAGGACCCGGCGCGGGACGCGGTGCAGGCTGCCGTCGGCGTAGTGGAAGCCGAGCTGCTGCAGCAGCAGCGCGCCGAGCACCAGGTTGACGTGGCCGCCGGTGCGCCAGGCGAGGCCGATGCGGGCGAGGTCGACCACGATCATGGCGGCGACCAGCGCCACCGGCGTGACCAGCCGGGCGTTGCGGTGCAGCCAGGCCATCACCGGGGTGGCCGCGACCGCGACCAGGTACAGGCCGAGGAACCACAGCGGGTTCGCGATCAGCCTGCCGAACACCTCGACCCTGGACTTGTCCACGTCGAGCAGTTCGAGGGGCAGCGGTAGCACGAGCCAGGCCAGCACGAACGCCAGCACCGGCCGCAGCAGCCAGGAGATGCGGCCCGCCAGGTACCGGCCGTAGCCGCCCTGGTCGGCCTGGACGGCGTGCCAGCTGGTGAGGTTCGCGTGGCCGCCCGCGAAGTAGAACACCGGGACGACCTGCAGCACCCAGGTGAGCAGCCACAGCCAGTTCGGGCTCACGCCCGCCCAGTGCAGGACCGTGAGCGCGGACTGGCCGATCACCACCAGGCCGAGCGCGGCCAGCCGCAGGAACGTGGCGTAGCGGTCGTCCGGCGCCGGCGGCCGTGGCGCGTCGACCGGCCCGGCGTCCTCCCGGTCGCGGCGGCCCGCCGGCCGGGGCAGGCGGGCGAGCAGCAGGAACACCACCACGGCGCTGCCGAAGCCCCAGGCCAGCACCGGCTCGTGGCCGGGCGGCCCCCAGCGCTGCCGCCAGGAGTTGAACTCCAGGCCGGCCGCGTAGAGCTGCGCGGTGGCGTGGCAGCGGACGAGGTGGCCGCGGGGGTTGAGGTCGCACTGGGCGTGCATGTCGCGGGCCAGGCGGTCGTCCAGGGACCTGCGGGCGTCCGGCGCCAGCGGGCGGCCCTTGTGCTCGGCGTAGCGGAGCAGGTCGTAGCCGAGGTCGTGGGCCCGGCAGCCGACCCCGAAGTCCCATTCGGTGTCGCCCGCGGGCCCCGAGCAGCCGCCGCCCGGGTCGATGGCCCGCGTGGTGCCGTCCGGGGCGGTGACCACCGCGGGGCGGCGG
This genomic window from Saccharothrix sp. HUAS TT1 contains:
- a CDS encoding acyltransferase family protein is translated as MSDVAVKTTGGWPGLRLFARLPAWFRFLLVALAVLVCGVIASRPTGATDPTPPTGDVATAARAVQAMADPSDANPLAAFPDDFAAVVNRRPAVVTAPDGTTRAIDPGGGCSGPAGDTEWDFGVGCRAHDLGYDLLRYAEHKGRPLAPDARRSLDDRLARDMHAQCDLNPRGHLVRCHATAQLYAAGLEFNSWRQRWGPPGHEPVLAWGFGSAVVVFLLLARLPRPAGRRDREDAGPVDAPRPPAPDDRYATFLRLAALGLVVIGQSALTVLHWAGVSPNWLWLLTWVLQVVPVFYFAGGHANLTSWHAVQADQGGYGRYLAGRISWLLRPVLAFVLAWLVLPLPLELLDVDKSRVEVFGRLIANPLWFLGLYLVAVAATPVMAWLHRNARLVTPVALVAAMIVVDLARIGLAWRTGGHVNLVLGALLLQQLGFHYADGSLHRVPRRVLGVLALAAVPALLALITFGGYPRTMLPLPGEGGSNLSPPTVCLLVLGLAQICLVLLVKPRIAAWLEGGRTWRVVDFARSAPMTVYLGYLTGLAVVIGLLGLLDAPAIDWVITRPRWPAVLVLLLLPVLLVFHRFERSAAVGPCHTRETHRTRLAVTLGAGYGVLGVLGFVVTGFAGTAGTLVVLKVDPLQNLIHLLLGWYLLHTAHAGACHGRRPWLLTALACVPPLLVLEPTGAVVVLHGATIAVALLAAIPKQQQAHAGEHRQPRPALQHP